CATAATAATATACGAGGATATAATctaatgcaaactctaaatatatacaaacttcaaactatgatctgaatCTATTGACATGTTCCTAATCATAGTTTTtaatttgtacaatatatagaatTTACATATTATTACTATTCATAGTAGTATGTGTGCACATAGTTTGTTTCATCGAAATGATATTATGATTATTCATTTAACTATGGGTAATTGCTTGTAATTCTAATACGTACTACATCAATATCATCAAATAttgtgttagtttttttttttttacaataatGATGTATAATTAGAATAGACGTCTATCTTAATCTTCCACTGCGTGTATGGTGGTCCGTGGTCATACATTTTAAATGCTTTTTATATAATACCTtccaataaaaaaatagatcCTTATATAGTTGTATACGAGGTCCAAAGACTTAATCGAGATATAGAAGCTGCTCCAgagtcttgttaggttgagatttttgagcttaattgagaactaagatgcattttcagctacttattcataattttcacgcgatgtcaactacagagacattatgtcaactacgatgtcaacaacaaacgttatttatgtcaactatgatgtcaacaacaaatgttatttatgtcaacaacaaacgttatttatgtcagctattatgtcaacaacaacatcttacaaataattaatgtcaataacaaatattttcatgtcaacgacctatattatttatgtcaacaacaacgttttacatataattcatgtcaacaacaatgttttacatataatttatgtcaacaacattttccataaaatttatatcaacgacctatataattcatgtcaacaacaaacgttATTATGTCAGCGAGCTATATAATTCATGTTAAGAATAAACATTTTCATGTCAACGACCTATGTAATTAATGTCAACAGCaacgttttacatataattaatgtcaacaacaatatTTTACGTATAAATTATGTCAATAACaacattttacatataattgacatcgtatatatgtagttgacatggattatatatgtaattgacatgaattgtacatatagttgacattacatgtgtgtagttgatataaattttatatgtagttgactttgttttcgtactcaacaacaaacattttcatgtcaacaacttatataaTTTATGCCAACAATAATATTTTAGGCAATATCACAAACACCTTATCTACACAACTCACAAATTCCAGCAACACAATCGAATTAAAAACTGTAGGCGTGAGCCGACGGCACGAGATCCACCATCGGAAGATGACCAGCGGCGATAGCGCCGCAGTGGAGCAAGCATGACGGAGGATCACGATCTCACGACATACAGTGACAGCAACGACGTGAGGAAGGCAGCGGCGGAGCAGCAATGCCAGTTCAGCGGCAATGATTGACGAATCGAACAGCGACGGGGCAGGGCTGAAGCCTTCGTGATTCGGGCAGAGGCTGCGGCGGATTTGCAGCGGCGATGAGAGAAGAAGATAGGCAGAGAGCTGAGCCTTCGACCTCACCGACGGTGATGACGGAGTTCAGATCGGAGGGCAAAGAGAGCGAGATTGGGCACATGTGAGAGTCCGATTTATTCGAgaagaagagagggagagaagggaGTTGCTGCTCAAATATTGGGGAAAAGGATGAAGAAGATTaattaaaacatgaaattaccattccgccatttcataattaattaatctaaaaatattttttatgtgacaaattctggaccactcatttaataaaaataaatggttGATAaggcatctcaattctcaattaagctaaaaaatctcaatttatCACACCCAGCAACTCCATCTATAATGCAAATTCAAGATCATATAGTGATATCCACTATTCCCGCATTACTAACCTAAATAATGCAAATAAGTAAACTAATGTTTGGATCTAATAATACAAATAGTTGTTGATTAGTCAACTCAAGAAATTAAATCCCAATTTCTGATAATAGAGATGTGGACTAATTCAAACTTCCCTCATTGACAAAAGAATCTCAAGTTGACAGCCAGTATTCCCATTTCTTTTACTCCAACTTGCTCAACATGTTTGCCAAATCAATTTCATACATATCTTACTCCAATCTCCATTGATCATCATCAACCCGCATTCCTCCGTAGAAAGAAACAACATTGATGGAGACGAAGCAATTCAGCCACCAACACCCCCTAGCTTTCCATCAAGTCCACCAAGGCTCCCAAACCCACTGCTCCGGCTGCAAATCCCCCGCCACAGGCAACGTCTACGCGTGCTGGCAATGCAGCTACTTCCTCGACGAGCACTGTTTCCACGCAACGCGCTCCCTCCGCCACCCCTCCCACCCCCTCCACCCCCTCTCCCTCGTCCCTCTTCCCACCTATCCATCCGCCTCCTTCTGCAACTCCTGCAGCCTCCCCGGCGACGGATTCTCCTACTGCTGCGCTGCCTGTGATTTTGACATCCACGTCCACTGAGCCCTAAACccgggttttttcttttttgattctAGACTACAATTAACAATCCTCaagtgtactggacttttttttattccgcctttgggagagacgcatgaccctcatgcgtctccttttaatgaaacacGTGACGGAtatgcgtctttcataaagacgcatgacgctcttGCGTCActcaattttttgaattttaacgacgcatgacgcttatgcgtctttataAAAAACGCATCTCCCTCGTGcgtcttttgttttttttaatttcacggacgacgcatgagtgtcatgcgtcttagggagagacacatgaggctcatgcgtctctaatttgCTTAAAATCAGTAGCGAGGGAGACAGAAAAGGCAGACGCACGCGAGTGACAAAAATATCTTGACGAAACTTAAGGGTAAGGGAGCTAGAGTGAAAGGCATGGTATGGGCATTGGGTGTCACAACTCAAGTACGTAAATACATGCGAAGGCGACGTGCACTACGGGGGAAAAGTCTTGTTGCGATACACGAGCTCAACAAAGACAAAAAAGAAAACTGGTCTCTTTGTTACGATGATGAACTGAGATGGGGGGTGCCCTCAACAAACATGTCAAAGAGCTATAACAACGTGTTGAGAGGTATAAGAGAGTTGCCAATTAGAGCTTTGgttgatttgacattttggaGAACAATGCAATGGTGGGCAGATAGAAAGACAGAAATACAACATACCGAAGGTCGGTTGACCCCGTGGGCGAGGGACAAACTTGCTGCATATCATGTGAAGGGGCAACTACATTGCTGTTCAGTACTTGACCGAGAACTAGGTCATTACCAAATTCTAAGTCATCCACGTTTCGAAAATGGACAAGCAAAGGGCAATAACAGACCAACGTCGAGTTTATAGATTCAAAGTGCAGTTGTgggaagtggcagatgtgggaagtggcagatgtggagagttCCTTGTTCACATGCGTGCGCCATTGCTAGAGATAGATGTAACTCTATGTTTGAACTCATTAATTAACACAACCACAAAGCTACATGGGAAGCACAGTACTCTAGTGGCCCATTTCACGCACAAAGACACGAAGATTATTGGGCTAAACCTGGATGGAAATTGCGTGTCACCCCTGAGCAATTGCTTCCTCGAAAATGCG
This DNA window, taken from Salvia splendens isolate huo1 chromosome 18, SspV2, whole genome shotgun sequence, encodes the following:
- the LOC121776898 gene encoding uncharacterized protein LOC121776898, with the protein product METKQFSHQHPLAFHQVHQGSQTHCSGCKSPATGNVYACWQCSYFLDEHCFHATRSLRHPSHPLHPLSLVPLPTYPSASFCNSCSLPGDGFSYCCAACDFDIHVH